One Elusimicrobiota bacterium genomic region harbors:
- a CDS encoding GAF domain-containing protein has translation MYIYLFLIFALVFISIYLYFRYKSQSFHLSSLKKELDEVKVKYTNSVSSANNLVNMLFDLRDFGLEFSASHSKQILSKMIIDYAIKMLKTTIGSLMLIDETANELVIVAARGIPKDIMETTHLKIGEGIAGLVARDGDPILVEDVKTDPRFFKAENVRYPSRSFISVPLKIKNKVIGVLNVNREKEGEKFNENDLRLLQLLAGQAATTIENIELYQSLQRLYFETMQTLAKAIDAKDSYTREHVDRSGYFAKLVAKEIHLPESMIKHIEYAAMMHDIGKIGVKEEILLKTSKLTDSEREEIKKHPLIGERIIAPIEFLAPIAPLILYHHEWFNGSGYAEGLVGEEIPIGARIVAVIDAYDAMTSDRPYRKALPQEIAIAELKKGAGSQFDPKIVSAFLRIIEKENKKKGKELLIDKI, from the coding sequence ATGTATATTTATTTATTTTTGATATTCGCTTTGGTTTTTATCAGTATATATCTTTATTTTAGATATAAGTCGCAATCATTCCATTTAAGTAGTCTCAAAAAAGAATTAGATGAGGTGAAAGTAAAATATACAAACAGTGTCAGCTCTGCTAATAATCTTGTAAATATGCTGTTTGACCTTAGGGATTTCGGGTTAGAGTTTTCTGCAAGTCACAGCAAACAAATACTTTCCAAGATGATAATTGATTATGCAATAAAAATGTTAAAAACAACTATTGGTTCGCTTATGTTAATTGACGAAACAGCTAATGAACTTGTAATTGTCGCTGCCAGGGGAATTCCTAAAGATATAATGGAAACAACGCATCTGAAAATTGGTGAAGGAATTGCAGGACTTGTTGCCCGTGACGGCGATCCTATTTTAGTTGAAGATGTTAAAACAGACCCGAGGTTTTTTAAAGCAGAAAACGTAAGATACCCATCAAGGTCATTTATTTCGGTTCCTCTTAAAATTAAAAATAAGGTTATAGGTGTTCTTAATGTTAATAGGGAAAAAGAAGGGGAAAAATTTAATGAAAATGATTTGCGTTTATTACAACTTTTAGCAGGACAAGCAGCGACTACAATAGAAAACATAGAATTGTATCAGAGCCTTCAGCGGCTTTATTTTGAAACAATGCAGACTCTTGCAAAAGCAATTGATGCAAAAGATTCTTATACAAGAGAACACGTTGATAGGTCAGGTTATTTTGCAAAGTTGGTTGCTAAAGAGATTCATCTTCCGGAATCAATGATTAAGCATATTGAATATGCTGCTATGATGCATGATATCGGAAAAATAGGAGTAAAGGAAGAAATCTTGTTAAAAACATCGAAACTTACTGATTCTGAAAGAGAAGAAATAAAAAAACATCCTTTGATTGGTGAGAGAATAATAGCACCAATAGAATTTTTAGCACCTATTGCACCTTTAATTCTTTATCATCACGAATGGTTCAATGGTTCAGGTTACGCTGAGGGATTGGTTGGTGAGGAAATACCGATAGGCGCCAGGATAGTTGCTGTTATCGACGCTTACGATGCTATGACTTCTGACAGGCCTTATAGAAAAGCATTGCCCCAGGAAATTGCTATTGCAGAATTAAAGAAGGGTGCGGGCAGTCAATTTGACCCTAAGATTGTGAGCGCATTTCTGAGAATTATTGAAAAAGAAAATAAAAAAAAGGGGAAAGAATTGCTAATTGATAAGATTTAG
- the rsmI gene encoding 16S rRNA (cytidine(1402)-2'-O)-methyltransferase: MSGVLYVVATPIGNLKDITIRALEILKSVDLIACEDTRHSKTLLSNYNISKPLTSFYEQNRFKKIPFIIEQLKKGSNIAVVTDAGTPSVSDPGFYLVKEAIKENILVVSIPGASAVITALSGSGLPSDGFIFLGFLPRKKGKIRKTFEKFAKLDKTVIFYESPYRLKKTLEIISEVLPEDADVVVAREITKKFEEFIRGKLPEVIGKLPEKILGEITVLISTKESIEREE; this comes from the coding sequence ATGTCCGGAGTACTTTATGTTGTTGCAACACCGATTGGAAATCTTAAAGATATTACTATAAGAGCATTAGAAATCCTGAAGTCAGTTGATTTAATTGCTTGTGAAGATACCCGCCATAGTAAAACTTTGCTGTCGAACTATAACATATCAAAACCGCTTACAAGTTTTTACGAGCAGAACCGATTTAAAAAAATACCTTTTATAATTGAACAGTTAAAAAAGGGCAGCAATATAGCGGTTGTAACTGATGCGGGGACTCCGTCTGTTTCTGATCCCGGTTTCTATCTTGTAAAAGAAGCGATTAAGGAGAACATTTTAGTTGTTTCTATACCCGGCGCTTCAGCAGTAATCACGGCACTTTCAGGAAGCGGATTGCCTTCTGACGGTTTTATTTTTTTAGGATTTTTACCGAGAAAAAAAGGAAAAATCAGAAAAACATTTGAAAAGTTCGCTAAGCTCGATAAAACCGTAATATTTTATGAATCGCCGTACCGTTTAAAAAAGACGTTAGAAATAATTTCAGAAGTATTACCGGAAGATGCGGACGTGGTGGTTGCCCGCGAGATTACAAAAAAGTTTGAAGAATTTATAAGAGGCAAATTACCGGAGGTAATAGGAAAATTACCCGAGAAAATATTAGGCGAAATCACAGTGTTGATTTCCACTAAAGAATCTATTGAGAGGGAAGAATGA
- the argC gene encoding N-acetyl-gamma-glutamyl-phosphate reductase — MIRAAVIGVKGYAGEELIKNLIKHPKAKISFLTGRMEGKPKHISEIYPYLKDKLDILCEDIDVEKIAGGSDIIFTALPHNVSMEYVAKFISLGKKVIDLSADYRIKDPDVYEKWYGKKHTNPELLNKAVYGLPELYREKIKKADLIANPGCYPISTILGCYPAIKEKIADIEKIIVDSKSGISGGGRKFVKEYKSPNTYAYKIGGHHRHIPEIEQELSQIASTKAAIKICFTPHIIPQERGLLSTIYLNLKKDISQDEIVKVYRKYYENEVFTRVVESAQTKNVENTNYCEVAVNKDNRTNVLIVTSVIDNLGSGASQQAIQNMNLMYGFDEKEGLI; from the coding sequence ATGATTAGAGCTGCTGTTATCGGTGTGAAAGGTTATGCAGGTGAAGAACTTATTAAAAATCTTATAAAGCATCCTAAGGCAAAAATTTCATTTTTAACCGGAAGGATGGAAGGTAAACCAAAACATATAAGTGAAATATATCCTTATCTAAAAGACAAACTCGACATTTTATGTGAAGATATTGATGTTGAAAAAATTGCAGGCGGTTCCGATATCATTTTCACGGCGCTTCCGCACAATGTATCCATGGAATATGTGGCAAAATTTATTTCTTTAGGAAAGAAAGTGATTGACCTGAGTGCGGACTATCGGATAAAAGATCCGGATGTATATGAAAAGTGGTATGGTAAAAAACACACTAATCCTGAGCTTTTAAATAAAGCAGTTTACGGATTACCTGAGCTTTATAGGGAGAAAATAAAAAAAGCAGATTTAATAGCGAATCCCGGCTGCTACCCGATAAGTACGATTCTGGGTTGTTATCCTGCTATAAAAGAAAAAATTGCTGATATTGAAAAAATAATTGTTGACTCTAAGAGCGGAATTTCCGGTGGCGGCAGAAAATTCGTCAAGGAATATAAATCCCCAAATACATATGCTTATAAAATAGGAGGGCATCACAGGCATATCCCGGAAATTGAGCAGGAACTTTCACAAATTGCCTCAACAAAAGCAGCAATAAAAATATGTTTCACTCCGCATATAATTCCGCAGGAAAGGGGTCTTTTGTCAACAATTTACCTGAATTTAAAGAAAGATATTTCACAGGATGAGATTGTAAAGGTTTACAGGAAATACTATGAAAATGAAGTATTTACACGGGTTGTTGAAAGTGCTCAAACTAAAAATGTTGAAAATACCAACTATTGTGAAGTGGCTGTGAATAAGGACAATAGGACAAATGTTTTAATAGTAACGTCTGTAATTGATAATCTTGGAAGCGGGGCATCACAACAGGCGATTCAGAATATGAATTTAATGTATGGTTTTGACGAAAAAGAAGGGCTGATATGA
- a CDS encoding HAMP domain-containing protein, translating into MEQKPKYKRRIVIVKRALQFKYITIVIVAMLLVAFTVGWDVYYTVGRAIIDLNHPELFPLMVKINNLMLGKLVVLIVVVFIISIFVSHKFAGPIFRFEKSCDTIAEGDLTHRVHLRAGDELMELQERFNNMVESIQKGVSDNKELSKVTAEKLAAISSQFSQQNISSADLSEISRQLTKVASDLSKISSNFKV; encoded by the coding sequence ATGGAACAAAAACCAAAATACAAAAGAAGAATTGTTATTGTAAAGAGAGCTTTGCAGTTCAAATACATTACTATTGTTATTGTTGCAATGCTGCTGGTTGCTTTTACTGTAGGTTGGGATGTTTATTATACAGTCGGTAGAGCTATTATTGATTTAAATCATCCCGAGTTGTTTCCGCTGATGGTTAAGATAAATAATTTGATGCTTGGGAAACTTGTGGTTTTAATCGTGGTTGTGTTTATTATTTCTATTTTTGTTTCACATAAATTTGCCGGTCCGATATTCAGGTTTGAAAAATCTTGTGATACTATTGCTGAAGGCGATTTAACCCATCGCGTGCATTTGCGTGCCGGTGACGAACTTATGGAACTTCAGGAAAGATTTAACAATATGGTAGAAAGTATTCAAAAGGGTGTTTCTGATAATAAGGAACTTTCAAAAGTTACTGCAGAAAAACTTGCTGCAATTTCTTCGCAGTTTTCACAGCAAAATATTTCTTCGGCTGATCTTTCGGAAATATCCAGACAGCTTACCAAAGTTGCCTCTGATTTGAGTAAAATTTCTTCAAATTTTAAGGTTTAA
- a CDS encoding pilus assembly protein, which yields MKINVHANKGQTIVEFAIISVLLIALIFGIMDIARLSWTMFHLNGAAFAAVRAVSVNKSPAIAANYVTMRTLGLPCSVTINKTNIATKSNFAIYPLSKDDLKIYSINATILFYYDPIFKYGSWKAGVPIKVTSRMQTEIPNPLP from the coding sequence ATGAAAATAAACGTTCATGCAAACAAAGGTCAGACTATTGTTGAGTTTGCTATTATTTCCGTATTATTAATTGCACTTATTTTTGGGATAATGGATATTGCGCGGTTATCGTGGACTATGTTTCACTTAAACGGTGCTGCTTTTGCTGCTGTCCGGGCTGTCTCCGTAAATAAAAGTCCGGCGATTGCAGCTAATTATGTAACTATGCGGACACTCGGTTTGCCCTGTTCTGTTACAATTAATAAAACAAATATAGCAACAAAGAGTAATTTTGCTATATATCCTTTGAGTAAGGATGATTTAAAAATTTATTCAATAAACGCTACAATATTATTTTATTATGACCCTATTTTTAAATATGGAAGTTGGAAAGCAGGTGTTCCGATAAAAGTTACATCCAGGATGCAAACAGAAATTCCAAATCCTCTACCGTAA
- a CDS encoding pilus assembly protein: MKLFNIKGNAATLCHSGQATPLGFGGQAFIEFIIALIVLPLFISGTITIAKIFIVKQRLHQAARHGAFLMATDRVEKNIMENEVRQYFVEGWPKFDTSKIKVKWESVRVGLVKGDKVTVEYNLKIFNLGKLSFWTDTPREDKIFSESVVCGRASF, encoded by the coding sequence ATGAAATTATTTAATATTAAAGGTAATGCCGCGACATTGTGTCATAGCGGGCAGGCCACGCCACTAGGCTTTGGCGGGCAGGCATTTATAGAATTTATTATTGCTTTGATTGTTCTTCCTTTGTTTATTAGCGGGACGATTACTATTGCGAAGATATTTATTGTTAAGCAGCGGTTACATCAGGCAGCGAGGCATGGTGCGTTTTTGATGGCGACAGATAGGGTAGAAAAAAATATTATGGAAAACGAAGTCAGGCAATATTTTGTGGAAGGGTGGCCAAAATTTGATACATCAAAAATAAAAGTAAAATGGGAATCAGTAAGAGTCGGGCTTGTAAAAGGAGATAAGGTTACTGTTGAATATAATCTGAAGATTTTTAATTTGGGTAAACTTTCTTTTTGGACGGATACACCCCGGGAAGATAAAATATTTTCAGAATCGGTTGTTTGTGGCAGGGCGTCCTTTTAA
- a CDS encoding pilus assembly protein TadG-related protein, with translation MSGNLKKDEIASPLVRNDKESVVIARGHNVFVTTKQSDLVFLHSNKGQVLPLVALVVVVLSMFSILVWNLGMLELNRQKMQTAADAAALSAVRCRAAFLNKTSELNAGTHLYSIYMFHNIKEGGMFKGMMGPFQAHLTALKAMNQGAGGGPYLTGYQAAKMNGADSSIGKFVKGGSGTGMKSRKMRFTILKMIGHIPVPWPPFRKTYDTAYYCRIWENSYRNAQPDQEMEWVACKNNETYASSLIGLQKPAQAMAIAQAKVWLNVKKGSSLHNGGFPRDRDEGGWGWGVEPICFWPQFDARLVPVQGGYQH, from the coding sequence ATGTCCGGAAATTTAAAAAAAGATGAGATTGCTTCACCTTTGGTTCGCAATGACAAGGAAAGTGTGGTCATTGCGAGGGGTCATAATGTGTTTGTGACGACGAAGCAATCTGATTTGGTATTTTTACATTCAAATAAAGGGCAGGTTTTGCCGCTTGTGGCTTTGGTGGTGGTTGTGCTTTCAATGTTTTCAATTCTTGTTTGGAATCTTGGTATGCTTGAGTTGAACCGGCAAAAAATGCAAACGGCTGCTGATGCTGCTGCACTTTCAGCCGTAAGATGTAGAGCTGCTTTCCTTAATAAGACATCTGAATTGAATGCAGGAACTCATTTGTATTCTATTTATATGTTCCATAATATCAAAGAAGGCGGAATGTTTAAAGGTATGATGGGTCCTTTTCAAGCACATCTTACAGCATTGAAAGCAATGAATCAGGGTGCGGGTGGAGGACCTTATCTGACAGGTTATCAGGCAGCGAAAATGAACGGGGCAGATAGCAGTATCGGGAAATTTGTTAAAGGCGGTTCCGGGACGGGGATGAAAAGCAGGAAAATGAGATTTACAATATTAAAGATGATAGGTCATATACCTGTTCCATGGCCGCCGTTTAGAAAAACGTATGATACTGCGTATTATTGCAGGATTTGGGAAAATAGTTATAGAAACGCCCAGCCGGACCAGGAAATGGAATGGGTGGCATGTAAAAACAATGAAACATATGCTTCCTCGTTAATTGGTTTACAAAAACCTGCCCAGGCAATGGCGATAGCTCAGGCGAAAGTTTGGTTAAACGTTAAGAAAGGTTCATCTTTACATAATGGCGGTTTTCCGAGAGATAGAGATGAGGGAGGTTGGGGTTGGGGAGTAGAACCTATTTGTTTCTGGCCACAGTTTGATGCCCGGTTAGTTCCGGTTCAAGGGGGGTATCAGCATTAA
- a CDS encoding transposase: MLNKRKNIRLKDYDYKTEGCYFITLCTNYNKPYLENSQIKKVVVVELARLNNLRGVKLDYYTLMPNHIHLIVILQDCKYTLGEVMRKFKSKTTVFVKKYANQGWQLQKRLWQPNYYEHIIRNEKALAKIREYIRNNPLADNIKFEQFYESCSC; encoded by the coding sequence ATGTTAAACAAACGAAAAAATATCAGATTAAAAGATTATGATTATAAAACTGAAGGATGTTATTTTATAACATTATGTACAAATTATAATAAACCATATTTAGAGAATTCTCAAATTAAAAAAGTTGTAGTTGTCGAGCTTGCTCGGCTGAATAATTTGAGAGGAGTAAAATTAGATTATTACACATTAATGCCAAACCATATACATTTAATTGTAATACTTCAAGACTGTAAATACACACTTGGTGAAGTTATGAGAAAGTTTAAATCAAAAACTACTGTTTTTGTGAAAAAATATGCCAACCAAGGTTGGCAACTACAAAAACGGCTGTGGCAACCCAATTATTATGAACATATTATAAGAAATGAAAAGGCATTAGCAAAGATTAGAGAATATATTCGAAACAATCCGCTTGCAGATAATATTAAATTTGAGCAATTTTATGAAAGTTGTAGTTGCTGA